One Ignisphaera sp. DNA window includes the following coding sequences:
- a CDS encoding extracellular solute-binding protein, which produces MKKRTILVIAIVIILAVIVTPLLYNYWLKPGKVEQAQTSALKPVALKIMTTWSQWTIDDFKRYFFAESGMPRAGVVLPSAAMVLNITNITFIYVEDPKIWKKAGFNGSIDGFVGQNRYNITTLCYEGALHPIENPEIIKLAKNVPDVFKGYTKDGKLCWVAMYFVPYTWLVNLDYANKMGIGVPSTWSDLLKPEYLSVITRGGYLMAVYPVPNRAPMVNSVNTILARYGWEKGWAIIAVVMGAASRFETSSKAASDSVSFGRALLTTLEFSTAYTAYSMFPDKLSIEFPKNETGFWFTPIAIAANVSKDGLDGMYRLIKWVLTDMQDKMLLNRTGWSFNMPVLGFNNTNPRIIYKEKAVQNLFTPPIDLEFALGEASPAITLYADILVSDRDVRNILKDIVTRLIEKYTSNQISTEEYYQYIWMIGQPPKFKDPATGEIKAFSLDEARQISNAIRNGIVKEDNLRTELKNAIISNLNTILQELG; this is translated from the coding sequence GTGAAGAAGAGAACTATTTTAGTTATAGCAATAGTTATTATATTAGCAGTAATAGTTACGCCATTACTATATAATTATTGGCTGAAGCCCGGAAAGGTAGAGCAGGCACAAACCTCTGCACTTAAACCTGTTGCTCTAAAAATTATGACCACATGGAGTCAGTGGACCATTGATGATTTCAAGAGATATTTCTTTGCCGAAAGCGGTATGCCTAGAGCAGGTGTAGTATTACCTTCTGCTGCCATGGTGTTGAATATAACAAATATAACCTTTATATATGTTGAAGATCCTAAGATATGGAAAAAGGCAGGTTTTAATGGGAGTATTGATGGTTTTGTAGGGCAAAACAGGTATAATATAACCACCTTGTGTTATGAAGGTGCCTTGCACCCAATAGAAAACCCTGAGATAATTAAGCTTGCTAAAAATGTTCCTGATGTATTCAAAGGTTATACAAAGGATGGTAAGCTGTGTTGGGTGGCGATGTATTTTGTTCCTTATACATGGCTTGTTAATTTAGATTATGCTAATAAAATGGGAATTGGGGTACCTAGCACATGGTCTGATTTGCTAAAACCGGAATATCTTTCTGTAATCACCCGTGGAGGTTATCTTATGGCAGTCTATCCTGTCCCCAATAGGGCTCCCATGGTAAATAGTGTAAACACTATTCTTGCTAGATATGGCTGGGAGAAGGGCTGGGCTATAATAGCTGTTGTAATGGGTGCAGCATCAAGGTTTGAGACAAGTAGTAAAGCTGCAAGCGACTCTGTGTCCTTTGGAAGAGCTTTACTAACAACTTTAGAGTTTAGCACAGCATATACAGCCTACTCTATGTTTCCAGATAAACTCAGTATAGAATTTCCTAAGAATGAAACAGGCTTCTGGTTCACACCAATAGCCATAGCAGCTAATGTCAGTAAAGATGGTTTAGATGGCATGTATAGACTAATCAAATGGGTTTTAACAGATATGCAAGATAAGATGCTTCTTAATAGAACTGGTTGGAGCTTCAACATGCCTGTTCTAGGCTTCAATAATACAAATCCTAGAATTATATACAAGGAAAAAGCTGTACAAAACCTCTTTACACCCCCAATAGACTTAGAGTTTGCATTAGGAGAGGCCTCTCCAGCTATAACACTTTATGCAGACATACTAGTATCTGATAGAGATGTTAGAAATATTCTCAAAGATATTGTAACTCGTTTAATTGAAAAATATACATCAAATCAAATAAGTACTGAAGAATATTACCAGTATATTTGGATGATAGGGCAACCACCAAAATTTAAAGACCCAGCAACAGGGGAAATAAAAGCATTCTCATTAGACGAAGCTCGCCAAATCAGTAATGCTATACGCAATGGTATAGTAAAGGAAGACAATTTGAGAACCGAATTGAAAAACGCTATAATTAGTAACCTTAATACAATCTTACAAGAATTAGGCTAA
- a CDS encoding ABC transporter substrate-binding protein: MDIKPKVVYAFVILMILSTFYMIIAQTAYAQQLRRSETFIEGGIGAPTLNWNPFAPGGTGGMEWGTWHLLYPPSALQNTLTQDWLLFLIDRIEFNGSDITITIHIRDEAKWSDGTPITSNDLIEGYRLSRQIGAGLWGDWCIYNYEIIDDKTLKYYIARSPGQEPPPREEISLDWLGGPIGCVLFVRPVPVHVFRPIVDQMGEGMRVNWRNDDPAKQVVAGPFKLYYADATTVIYERIDNWWGKDIFGLPKFKYLQFVYFKDVNLAISALVNGDVDGFTILGGLFVPNVEELKAKYGIKTWSETKPYFIPSSIYWLYLNLNNRVFSKVEVRKAIAWAIPWKDITEYGLLGLVEQAPVVGFVAEGVYKDYVNHDACMKYWGNPDCLLRQNITKAKQLLEKVGAKDIDKDGILELPDGTKMKFTILTVAGDALQNNIASLIADALKDIGIQVTVQAVDYRVWWQNFQNGQFDATLCWSAGAYEVGHVRNSYGNALYASWGNMAKWIGYSNDRLNALFEEMMRSLIDPEREKELAYAIQEILFEDLPSIPLYYTPMFWVYNTKYWDGWPNAGRPWWIPSWWGSLPLLFFITPAGQPIEKPWWLKPYNEGGAIISMSMYNEYLRKSIYSGENFVVKSGKPSATTTSPVTTATTTTPPTTSPATTTPPATSPKPTQTQTVATPIPTPTVTISKTITATITSLSTIISATTSISPTTVIVTDWTTTTILAVVLLIVGIAIGWIIKRK; encoded by the coding sequence TTGGATATAAAACCAAAGGTAGTATATGCATTTGTTATCCTGATGATTTTAAGCACATTCTATATGATAATAGCTCAAACAGCATATGCCCAGCAATTGAGACGAAGCGAAACATTTATTGAAGGGGGTATCGGGGCACCAACATTAAACTGGAATCCCTTTGCACCTGGAGGAACTGGAGGTATGGAGTGGGGCACATGGCACCTCCTATACCCACCATCAGCTCTTCAAAATACCTTAACACAAGACTGGCTTCTCTTTCTCATAGATAGAATAGAATTTAATGGAAGTGACATTACCATAACTATTCATATAAGAGACGAGGCTAAATGGAGTGATGGAACCCCTATAACAAGTAATGATTTAATAGAAGGATACAGATTGAGTAGGCAGATAGGTGCCGGTCTATGGGGTGATTGGTGTATATATAATTACGAGATAATCGATGATAAAACACTAAAATACTATATAGCTAGGTCACCAGGTCAAGAACCCCCACCAAGAGAAGAGATCAGCCTTGACTGGCTTGGAGGGCCCATAGGATGTGTTCTATTTGTGAGGCCGGTGCCAGTGCATGTATTCAGACCTATTGTTGATCAGATGGGCGAGGGTATGAGGGTCAATTGGAGAAATGACGATCCTGCAAAACAGGTTGTGGCAGGCCCATTCAAACTCTATTACGCGGATGCCACAACGGTTATATATGAGAGGATAGACAATTGGTGGGGTAAGGACATTTTCGGTCTTCCAAAATTCAAGTACCTCCAGTTTGTCTACTTCAAAGATGTGAACCTAGCCATATCAGCACTAGTTAATGGTGATGTTGATGGTTTCACAATACTTGGAGGCTTGTTTGTACCAAATGTCGAAGAGCTTAAAGCTAAGTATGGTATAAAGACATGGTCTGAAACCAAGCCATATTTCATACCATCATCCATCTACTGGTTGTATCTAAACCTGAACAACCGTGTATTCAGCAAGGTTGAAGTAAGAAAAGCTATTGCATGGGCTATACCATGGAAAGATATTACCGAATATGGCTTACTTGGATTGGTTGAACAAGCACCTGTTGTAGGTTTCGTAGCTGAAGGTGTTTACAAGGATTATGTTAATCATGATGCTTGTATGAAGTATTGGGGTAACCCAGACTGTTTGCTACGACAAAACATTACAAAAGCAAAACAGTTGCTTGAGAAGGTGGGTGCAAAAGATATAGATAAAGATGGTATTTTAGAGCTCCCAGATGGAACAAAAATGAAGTTCACAATATTAACGGTTGCAGGCGATGCTTTGCAAAACAATATAGCTTCTCTAATAGCAGATGCTCTAAAGGACATCGGCATTCAGGTTACTGTTCAAGCTGTTGACTATAGAGTATGGTGGCAGAACTTCCAAAATGGACAATTCGATGCGACATTGTGTTGGAGCGCAGGTGCATATGAGGTAGGACACGTCAGAAACTCCTATGGAAATGCACTATACGCCTCATGGGGCAATATGGCAAAGTGGATTGGATACTCAAATGATAGACTCAATGCTCTATTTGAAGAGATGATGAGATCACTTATAGATCCAGAGAGAGAAAAAGAGTTAGCATATGCAATTCAGGAGATATTATTCGAAGATCTACCATCAATACCATTATATTACACTCCAATGTTCTGGGTATACAACACTAAATACTGGGATGGGTGGCCAAACGCAGGGAGACCATGGTGGATCCCATCATGGTGGGGATCACTCCCATTACTATTCTTCATAACGCCAGCCGGACAACCAATAGAAAAACCATGGTGGCTAAAGCCATATAATGAAGGAGGAGCCATAATATCTATGAGCATGTACAACGAATATCTCAGAAAATCGATATATTCAGGGGAAAACTTTGTTGTAAAATCAGGTAAGCCATCTGCCACAACAACATCTCCTGTCACAACTGCGACAACCACTACTCCCCCAACAACATCCCCAGCCACAACAACACCTCCTGCAACATCTCCAAAACCAACACAAACACAGACCGTTGCCACACCAATACCAACACCAACAGTAACAATATCAAAAACAATTACAGCAACAATAACATCACTATCAACAATAATATCTGCCACAACATCAATATCGCCAACAACAGTAATAGTAACAGATTGGACAACAACAACAATACTAGCAGTAGTACTACTCATAGTCGGAATAGCCATCGGATGGATAATAAAAAGAAAATAA
- a CDS encoding ABC transporter permease produces the protein MVRLGIDKSLVIYLARRIAVLIITYFIAVTIVFVLPRSIPGNPLALKMQQIIQQWIANPTLIPQVYKELLNIFQFDKPWYIQYVTFLSRAFRGDFGISVDMYPMKVNDVIAMALPWTLALVVPAVLVSWFVGNIVGAYVGYKRGGLLEKIVVGYSLVVSRIPYYWLAMLLLFAFAFQLRLFPTGGMFSAGMRPSLSIQFITDYLWHYTLPFLSIFIVESAGWMSSMRILTAGELGSDYIAYVDSLGVKDKIVFRYAYRNSLLPQVTGLALSLGFSITGILIVETVFNYPGLGYFLSRAIGSLDYPLIQGIFLIVIATVFLANFIVDFIYALIDPRIRLGGGV, from the coding sequence ATGGTTAGACTAGGCATAGATAAATCTTTAGTTATATATTTAGCTAGAAGGATTGCTGTGCTTATTATTACATATTTCATAGCAGTAACAATAGTTTTTGTATTGCCTAGGTCAATTCCTGGTAATCCATTGGCTCTTAAAATGCAGCAAATTATTCAGCAGTGGATTGCAAATCCAACGTTGATTCCACAAGTCTATAAAGAGCTTCTTAATATATTTCAGTTTGATAAGCCTTGGTATATACAGTATGTAACTTTTTTGAGTAGGGCTTTTAGGGGAGATTTTGGTATATCTGTAGATATGTATCCGATGAAGGTTAATGATGTTATAGCTATGGCCTTACCCTGGACTTTGGCTCTTGTAGTTCCTGCTGTTTTGGTGTCATGGTTTGTAGGAAATATTGTGGGTGCATATGTGGGGTATAAGAGGGGTGGGCTGTTAGAGAAGATTGTTGTTGGCTATTCACTCGTTGTATCAAGAATTCCATATTACTGGCTGGCCATGTTGTTGTTATTTGCTTTTGCATTTCAGTTGCGTTTATTCCCGACAGGAGGAATGTTCTCTGCTGGGATGAGACCTTCACTATCTATTCAGTTTATTACCGACTATCTATGGCATTATACGTTACCATTTTTATCAATATTCATTGTGGAGTCAGCGGGTTGGATGAGCTCTATGAGAATTTTAACGGCGGGCGAGCTGGGCTCAGATTATATAGCTTATGTGGATTCGCTCGGGGTTAAGGATAAGATTGTATTTAGATATGCTTACAGAAATTCGTTATTACCTCAAGTAACAGGGCTTGCACTAAGTCTTGGCTTTTCAATAACCGGAATACTAATAGTAGAGACAGTATTTAACTACCCAGGGCTGGGATACTTCCTATCAAGAGCTATAGGATCGCTCGACTATCCATTAATCCAAGGAATATTCTTAATAGTTATAGCAACAGTGTTTCTAGCGAATTTCATAGTAGACTTCATCTATGCTTTAATAGACCCTAGAATTAGACTGGGTGGAGGGGTATAA
- a CDS encoding ABC transporter permease, whose product MKIPVIAYAVLTNKRFVIGITVFTIIVLLGLVGPLVYTRDPFKRGPRNMPPSLEYPLGTDGFGRDVFAQFLYGIRTSLFVGLLAALIATPTGLVIGSVAGIKGGIIDEILMSFTNIFLAIPNWLVAVLIASYLPPEQRGPHVIATLIGLFSWPWFARAIRAQFMSLREREFIYLSRMAGFGDMRIVFEDLLPNIGPYIVGAFAAFMAGGIAGEAALALLLSTEMAKYISLGMMLYWASYFIAYVTGSWWLFLPPGITIVALTTSLTLIAIGLENVFNPRLRET is encoded by the coding sequence ATGAAAATCCCAGTAATAGCATACGCTGTTTTAACAAATAAGAGATTTGTAATAGGGATTACGGTGTTTACAATAATAGTGTTACTTGGTCTTGTAGGACCCTTGGTTTATACTAGAGACCCATTCAAAAGAGGGCCTAGAAACATGCCACCATCTCTAGAATATCCTCTAGGCACAGATGGATTTGGAAGAGACGTATTTGCACAATTTTTATATGGCATAAGAACATCTCTCTTTGTAGGGCTTTTAGCAGCTCTAATAGCAACGCCAACAGGGCTAGTAATAGGCTCTGTTGCTGGAATAAAAGGTGGTATAATAGATGAAATCCTCATGTCATTTACAAATATATTTTTGGCCATTCCGAATTGGTTGGTAGCCGTTCTTATAGCGTCTTACCTACCGCCAGAGCAGCGAGGACCCCATGTAATAGCAACATTAATAGGCTTGTTTAGCTGGCCCTGGTTTGCAAGAGCTATTAGAGCACAGTTTATGAGCTTAAGGGAAAGGGAATTTATTTATCTATCTAGAATGGCTGGTTTTGGAGATATGAGAATAGTTTTTGAGGATCTTTTACCAAATATAGGACCATATATAGTGGGGGCATTTGCAGCATTCATGGCTGGTGGTATAGCAGGTGAGGCTGCCTTAGCATTGCTACTATCAACAGAAATGGCAAAGTATATCTCGCTTGGTATGATGCTTTACTGGGCAAGCTATTTTATAGCATATGTTACAGGCTCTTGGTGGCTATTTTTACCACCTGGTATAACAATAGTGGCGTTAACAACTTCTCTAACACTTATAGCAATAGGATTGGAAAATGTGTTTAATCCTAGGCTAAGAGAAACATAA
- a CDS encoding sugar phosphate isomerase/epimerase family protein, translating into MKLAIVSDEITQDFEHALKVIKELGVELVEIRSLWNKNIIELTDTELDNVKSLLKKYGLMVSHVASPAFKMYIDDEKSFEQHLMFIRRAIELTKLFDLNYTRIFTFWWQGSLELYLDLLIDRIQHALDIAKDEGVHLIIENEYSCFVGTGFETKIVLEKIKSPWLKVLWDPGNAFFARETPYPIGYNYVKDHIMYMHLKDAIVDERGRFVWRPIGKGAIDYYGQLKEIAKKDIIVSLETHYTPQGGTKEEGTRESFKGLMDIVNKIKMEMDLT; encoded by the coding sequence ATGAAATTGGCTATAGTATCTGATGAAATAACACAAGATTTTGAGCATGCTCTTAAGGTCATAAAGGAGTTAGGTGTGGAGCTGGTTGAGATTAGATCGTTGTGGAATAAGAATATTATTGAGTTGACTGATACTGAATTAGATAATGTAAAGAGTTTGTTGAAGAAATATGGCTTGATGGTATCCCATGTAGCTTCCCCTGCCTTCAAGATGTATATCGATGATGAGAAGAGCTTTGAGCAACATTTAATGTTTATACGTAGAGCTATTGAATTGACTAAGCTGTTTGATTTAAACTACACAAGGATCTTTACTTTTTGGTGGCAAGGAAGTCTAGAGCTATATCTAGATCTACTCATTGATAGAATCCAGCATGCCCTCGACATAGCTAAAGACGAGGGGGTCCACCTCATAATAGAGAACGAGTATTCATGTTTCGTTGGGACAGGCTTCGAAACCAAGATAGTACTGGAAAAAATTAAATCACCTTGGTTAAAGGTGTTGTGGGATCCTGGCAATGCCTTTTTCGCAAGAGAAACACCCTACCCTATAGGATACAATTACGTTAAAGACCATATCATGTATATGCACCTAAAGGATGCTATTGTTGATGAAAGGGGGAGATTTGTTTGGAGACCTATAGGCAAAGGCGCTATAGACTATTATGGGCAACTGAAGGAGATTGCTAAAAAAGATATAATTGTATCTCTTGAGACTCACTATACCCCACAAGGCGGAACAAAAGAGGAAGGCACAAGGGAATCGTTTAAAGGGCTTATGGATATAGTGAATAAGATAAAAATGGAGATGGATTTGACCTAG
- a CDS encoding glycoside hydrolase family 28 protein, which translates to MFQFVTQRINVLDYGANPRGGEDSSKAFNMALEEASEKRALVYIPPGKYVLSSPIVLRSNTVILVEKDALIEFVANYSSYPVIETRREGVHQCQVSPLILGKDVKNVAIVGEGVVDGQGQRWWYLKKSRVPEDVWKKIIESGEGYIDEQTKTWWPTKNAFEGSRVYKELTSKGLKPTKDICEQFREFFRPQFLQLRNAENVYIYGVTFRNSPMWNIHILYSKHITIENVTILAPDYSPNTDGIAVDSSSDVYIRGCLIDVGDDCVVLKSGKNEEGRKIGIPTTNVFVNNCIMKRGHGGFVIGSEMSGSVRNVSIENSFFEGTERGIRIKTARGRGGIVENVIARNITMKDIIYEAIVIDMFYESVPPEPVSERTPIIRNIHIQNITCYGAGQAMRLAGLPEMPISDVIIENARLNAAKGAYISNAMNLKLAKVRVISSEGQPMILENVRNISMEDCTAEKHQQ; encoded by the coding sequence ATGTTTCAGTTCGTAACTCAAAGAATTAATGTGCTTGATTATGGAGCAAATCCTAGGGGAGGTGAGGACAGCTCAAAAGCATTTAATATGGCGTTAGAAGAGGCTTCAGAAAAAAGAGCTTTGGTTTATATACCCCCAGGGAAATATGTCTTGTCTTCTCCTATAGTGCTGAGAAGCAATACTGTAATACTAGTTGAAAAAGATGCTCTGATAGAGTTTGTTGCTAATTATAGTAGTTATCCTGTGATAGAAACTCGCAGAGAGGGGGTGCACCAATGCCAGGTATCGCCCCTTATACTAGGTAAAGATGTTAAAAATGTAGCCATAGTAGGGGAAGGTGTAGTAGATGGGCAGGGCCAGCGCTGGTGGTACTTAAAAAAATCGCGAGTGCCAGAGGATGTATGGAAGAAAATCATAGAATCTGGGGAAGGATACATAGATGAGCAAACAAAAACTTGGTGGCCAACGAAAAACGCTTTCGAGGGAAGTAGAGTATATAAGGAGCTAACTTCAAAAGGGCTCAAACCCACTAAGGATATATGTGAACAATTCCGCGAATTCTTTAGACCACAGTTTCTTCAGTTACGCAATGCGGAAAATGTCTACATATATGGCGTTACCTTTAGAAATTCCCCCATGTGGAACATCCACATACTCTACTCAAAACATATAACAATAGAGAATGTCACTATATTAGCACCTGATTACTCTCCGAATACAGATGGAATAGCAGTTGACTCTTCAAGCGATGTATATATACGTGGGTGCCTAATCGATGTGGGAGACGATTGTGTTGTACTAAAGTCAGGCAAGAATGAAGAAGGAAGAAAAATAGGGATACCAACAACAAATGTATTTGTCAATAATTGCATAATGAAGAGAGGACACGGGGGATTTGTTATAGGTAGTGAGATGTCAGGAAGCGTTAGAAATGTCTCCATAGAGAACAGCTTCTTTGAGGGAACGGAAAGAGGTATAAGAATTAAGACTGCTAGGGGTAGAGGAGGAATTGTTGAAAACGTTATAGCGAGAAACATAACTATGAAGGACATAATATATGAGGCAATAGTAATAGACATGTTTTACGAGTCTGTACCACCTGAACCGGTATCTGAGAGAACACCAATAATAAGGAATATACATATACAGAATATCACTTGTTATGGTGCTGGACAAGCAATGAGACTTGCAGGCCTTCCCGAGATGCCCATAAGCGATGTGATCATAGAGAACGCCAGATTAAATGCTGCAAAAGGGGCATATATATCGAATGCTATGAATTTGAAGCTAGCAAAAGTAAGGGTAATATCATCTGAAGGACAACCAATGATATTAGAAAATGTTAGGAACATCTCGATGGAGGATTGCACAGCAGAAAAACACCAGCAATGA
- a CDS encoding alkaline phosphatase family protein has product MNRKLILIGIDSMILDFVEKFAKEGLMPNIQRLMMEGSYGYALPSMPTYTPTNWTTIATGTDSTIHRVFEWVFTSNARNAESIWETASRYGKKVVLIRFPSSFPPNNTNVVAIGDGAPHNGLGVLEESRLYSSKKIYRYSGGLHGSFESVLIRWSVLDSWELFQGTTCNDLKPLETSLTISLKNKKPATIYLLLYSSNCRSYDTLSMAFDKDFSKSIATLHEGEWSDFIVIPFEDLDGGVTKGVCRFKLLNSDPENFLLYRTQIHAVEGFIYPSDVEKKLINEVGYFLDNPSRLCLAHKCFDTFFEELEHHLDWMYRAAEYLKKELDWDMLFVQVHAIDYVQHELWYCIDPVAHGYIDDSHCREVFKKAYSKIDNFVGKILTLADDDTLVVLVSDHGHIARVKVVFLVDYLVDKGFITIKDEGSIDTSKSIVREIKYDGLILNTIWRYSDGIIRSEDEYREIVEELIDVLLSLKDREKHVFYLVIPGWEAQVLGYREKDLDILYSPRPGYAIVRGLSKRYQLKKEGYIGLPDPEHGIWGGASSIHEGLPSAKLSIGTNKAMFVIKGPRVKKGLKVDYGVWLRDIAPTICALLGLPIPRQSTGRVLYEIIDGVIHISIM; this is encoded by the coding sequence TTGAATAGGAAGCTTATTTTAATCGGAATAGACTCTATGATTCTGGATTTTGTAGAAAAATTTGCTAAAGAAGGTCTTATGCCCAACATTCAGAGACTGATGATGGAGGGTTCCTACGGTTACGCTCTACCATCCATGCCAACCTATACCCCTACAAATTGGACCACGATTGCAACTGGAACTGATTCAACTATTCATAGAGTTTTCGAATGGGTTTTCACATCTAATGCGAGAAATGCTGAAAGTATTTGGGAAACTGCTTCAAGATATGGAAAAAAGGTTGTTCTAATTAGATTCCCCAGTTCTTTCCCTCCTAATAATACTAATGTGGTTGCTATAGGCGATGGCGCTCCCCATAATGGTTTGGGAGTTCTTGAAGAAAGCAGGCTCTATTCATCTAAGAAAATATATCGTTATTCAGGTGGTCTGCATGGCTCCTTTGAGTCGGTATTGATTAGGTGGAGTGTATTGGATTCTTGGGAATTGTTCCAGGGAACCACATGTAATGATTTGAAGCCTCTTGAGACCTCTTTAACTATTTCTTTAAAAAATAAAAAACCTGCCACAATTTATTTACTGTTATATTCAAGTAACTGTAGATCATACGATACTCTTTCAATGGCTTTCGATAAAGACTTCTCTAAAAGTATAGCAACTCTACACGAAGGGGAATGGAGTGATTTCATAGTAATACCGTTTGAGGATCTGGATGGTGGTGTCACTAAGGGGGTTTGCAGGTTTAAACTGTTGAATAGTGACCCCGAGAACTTTCTCCTTTATAGAACGCAGATCCATGCTGTGGAGGGCTTCATTTATCCTAGCGATGTCGAGAAAAAGCTTATTAATGAGGTGGGCTATTTCCTTGATAATCCATCAAGGTTATGTTTAGCGCATAAATGCTTCGATACTTTCTTTGAGGAGCTTGAGCACCATTTGGATTGGATGTATAGAGCTGCAGAGTATTTAAAAAAAGAGTTGGACTGGGATATGCTTTTTGTTCAAGTTCATGCGATAGACTATGTCCAGCATGAGTTATGGTATTGCATAGATCCTGTTGCCCATGGATACATAGATGATTCACATTGTAGAGAAGTTTTCAAGAAAGCATATTCAAAGATAGACAATTTTGTTGGTAAAATTCTAACTCTAGCAGATGATGATACTCTGGTGGTGTTAGTATCGGATCACGGGCATATAGCAAGGGTGAAGGTAGTTTTTCTAGTTGATTATCTAGTTGATAAAGGTTTCATCACCATAAAAGATGAGGGCTCCATTGATACATCAAAAAGTATTGTTAGAGAAATAAAATATGATGGACTTATACTCAATACTATATGGAGGTATAGTGATGGCATTATAAGAAGTGAAGATGAGTATAGAGAAATAGTTGAAGAGTTGATAGACGTGTTACTTTCGCTTAAGGACAGAGAAAAACATGTGTTCTATCTTGTTATACCTGGATGGGAGGCACAAGTGCTAGGCTATAGAGAGAAAGACCTAGATATCCTGTATTCTCCGCGACCGGGATATGCAATTGTTAGGGGTCTTTCTAAAAGATATCAATTAAAGAAAGAGGGCTACATCGGCTTACCTGATCCAGAGCATGGTATATGGGGAGGGGCCTCAAGCATTCACGAGGGGCTTCCATCAGCTAAACTTTCCATTGGAACCAACAAAGCTATGTTTGTGATAAAAGGTCCTAGGGTTAAGAAAGGCCTTAAAGTTGATTACGGTGTATGGTTGAGGGATATAGCACCAACGATTTGCGCACTTCTTGGCCTCCCGATACCTAGGCAATCAACTGGTAGAGTTCTATACGAGATTATAGATGGGGTGATACATATTAGTATCATGTGA